In Prosthecochloris sp. GSB1, the following proteins share a genomic window:
- the tilS gene encoding tRNA lysidine(34) synthetase TilS, whose amino-acid sequence MPRELNRIERKFLEQLAARGLLLSGERVLAAVSGGPDSMALLHLLCALRPVLGFSVGVAHCNFQLRGEESMLDEQLVSAEARRLGLDCHVRRFDTRTDARRWKRSMEEAARMERYAFFDELIRSGGFDKAATGHHVSDNAETVLFNLFRGASVAGLRGIRAHHGHIVRPLLLMNKQDIMDYLGMRDIRYRIDASNTGIEPDRNFIRNRVIPLIEERFGDKLLPSLQRLSANAAELEEFLELHFEELARKDPGLVLLDDRLDAEALKRLSVFERKELLKRALQDLGCDHSSRVLGRLVKLLHSQPGRRMQLSGGIDVIRKGRFLYFSAKGYGGLSESRPSCQGGKNRSADPSGQ is encoded by the coding sequence ATGCCGAGGGAACTCAACCGGATCGAGCGGAAATTTCTCGAACAGCTTGCCGCGCGGGGACTGTTGCTTTCGGGCGAGCGGGTGCTCGCGGCGGTTTCCGGCGGGCCCGATTCGATGGCGTTGCTGCACCTGCTTTGCGCCCTCCGGCCCGTTCTTGGTTTCAGCGTGGGCGTTGCACACTGCAATTTCCAGTTGCGGGGGGAAGAGAGCATGCTCGACGAGCAGCTCGTGAGCGCCGAGGCCAGGCGGTTGGGGCTCGACTGCCATGTCAGGCGTTTCGATACGCGAACCGATGCCCGGCGCTGGAAGCGCTCCATGGAGGAAGCTGCTCGTATGGAACGCTACGCATTTTTCGACGAGCTCATCCGGAGCGGGGGCTTCGACAAGGCGGCGACAGGTCATCATGTCAGCGACAATGCTGAAACGGTGCTTTTCAATCTTTTTCGAGGCGCATCGGTTGCGGGCCTCAGGGGAATTCGCGCTCATCACGGCCATATCGTCCGTCCGCTGCTGTTGATGAACAAACAGGATATCATGGATTATCTCGGTATGCGCGATATACGTTACCGGATCGATGCCAGCAATACCGGGATCGAACCCGACAGGAATTTCATCCGGAACCGCGTCATACCGTTGATCGAGGAACGGTTCGGGGACAAGTTGTTGCCCTCCCTGCAACGTCTGTCGGCGAATGCCGCTGAACTGGAAGAGTTTCTCGAACTGCATTTCGAGGAGCTCGCACGAAAGGATCCGGGGCTTGTGCTGCTGGACGACAGGCTCGATGCCGAAGCCCTGAAACGGCTCAGTGTTTTCGAACGCAAAGAACTGCTGAAACGGGCACTTCAGGATCTGGGGTGTGATCATTCCTCGCGGGTGCTCGGAAGGCTCGTCAAACTGCTGCATTCGCAGCCAGGGCGTCGAATGCAGCTTTCTGGAGGGATCGATGTGATCCGCAAGGGGCGTTTTCTGTATTTTTCCGCGAAGGGGTACGGAGGGCTCAGCGAGAGCCGGCCGAGCTGTCAGGGCGGAAAAAACCGATCGGCAGATCCGTCCGGACAATGA
- the rnhA gene encoding ribonuclease HI gives MRKKVTIYTDGACSGNPGKGGWGALLMFGGLQREISGYSPATTNNRMELMAAIMALEALKEPCDVDLFSDSSYLVNAVNQNWLKRWTANNWRTAAKKPVENIDLWKKILELIKLHNVAFHKVKGHSDNEFNNRCDFLARQAIKNNS, from the coding sequence ATGCGCAAGAAAGTAACAATCTATACCGACGGCGCCTGCAGCGGCAATCCTGGAAAAGGAGGATGGGGAGCGCTCCTCATGTTCGGCGGTCTCCAGCGCGAGATTTCAGGCTACTCTCCCGCCACGACGAACAACCGGATGGAACTCATGGCGGCGATCATGGCACTCGAAGCGCTCAAGGAACCCTGTGACGTCGACCTCTTCAGCGATTCGAGCTACCTCGTCAACGCCGTCAACCAGAACTGGCTGAAACGCTGGACTGCTAACAACTGGAGAACCGCCGCTAAAAAACCCGTGGAGAATATCGACCTCTGGAAAAAAATCCTGGAGTTGATTAAATTACATAACGTTGCCTTTCACAAGGTCAAGGGTCACAGCGACAACGAGTTCAACAACCGGTGCGATTTCCTCGCCCGGCAAGCAATAAAAAACAACAGCTGA
- the cutA gene encoding divalent-cation tolerance protein CutA gives MKSRYCIVITTAPEDSVAESLVEGILSERLAACIHLHDIRSRYVWEGKLSRDEEIVLWIKTQESQYDRLEAYIQEHHPYDLPEILKVPVTDGLAGYLDWLGESTGGSDAPEKAL, from the coding sequence ATGAAAAGCAGATATTGTATCGTTATCACCACGGCCCCGGAAGACAGCGTGGCCGAAAGCCTTGTGGAGGGGATTCTTTCCGAACGTCTCGCCGCCTGTATTCACCTGCACGACATTCGCAGCCGTTATGTCTGGGAGGGAAAGCTTTCTCGCGACGAGGAGATCGTGCTCTGGATAAAGACGCAGGAGTCGCAGTACGACCGGCTCGAGGCTTATATCCAGGAGCATCATCCCTACGACCTTCCTGAAATTCTCAAAGTGCCGGTGACGGACGGGCTTGCGGGTTATCTGGACTGGCTGGGCGAGAGCACCGGGGGGTCAGACGCGCCGGAGAAGGCGCTTTAG
- the rpmB gene encoding 50S ribosomal protein L28 — MSKVCVLTGKKPKYGNTVSHANNHRRKRFEPNLHTKRVWLEEENRWVKVRVSAKALKIMSRTGTAELAKLVK; from the coding sequence ATGTCCAAAGTCTGCGTACTGACCGGAAAAAAACCCAAATACGGCAATACAGTTTCCCACGCCAACAACCACCGCCGCAAGCGCTTCGAACCGAACCTGCACACCAAGAGGGTCTGGCTCGAGGAGGAGAACCGCTGGGTAAAGGTGCGTGTTTCCGCAAAGGCCCTCAAAATCATGTCCAGGACCGGTACGGCAGAACTGGCGAAACTCGTCAAGTGA
- a CDS encoding 6-phosphofructokinase translates to MKKIGILTSGGDCGGLNAVIKGAAFMALSKGIEMYVIPNGYAGLYNLIDTESLVKLTPARLDQFSGNFAGSEAGHSRVKIKAISNPEKYNRIKEGMKKFELDGLVISGGDDSGSVMVDLNSNGIQCIHAPKTMDLDLQTYSVGGDSTINRIAQFVQDLKTTGRTHNRILVTEVFGRYAGHTAFRSGIAAEADCILIPEIPVDWDVVYEHAVSRLTRRIRQSDVHAGTYTIVVAEGMKNADGTDIIDESAGVDAFGHKKLAGAGKYVCQEVKKRLKNDPDMPVFMKETGMFVEGIYEIPEVREVHPGHLVRAGNTSAYDVNFGYEAGAAAVLLLAEGKTGVTVSKVKGRKVEYIESSKAIEQRYVDLDQVAFYESIGICFGRNVSPYEPILREVDGVYERIY, encoded by the coding sequence GTGAAAAAAATTGGCATCCTCACCAGCGGAGGCGACTGCGGCGGCCTCAACGCCGTCATCAAGGGCGCTGCGTTCATGGCCCTGTCCAAAGGGATCGAAATGTACGTCATCCCGAACGGTTACGCAGGACTGTACAACCTCATAGACACGGAATCCCTCGTGAAGCTCACTCCCGCGCGTCTCGACCAGTTTTCAGGCAACTTCGCTGGTTCTGAAGCAGGTCATTCCCGGGTCAAGATCAAGGCGATCAGCAACCCGGAGAAGTACAACCGGATCAAGGAAGGAATGAAAAAGTTCGAGCTCGACGGCCTCGTCATCAGCGGCGGTGACGATTCGGGCAGTGTCATGGTCGACCTCAACAGCAACGGCATCCAGTGCATCCATGCGCCGAAAACCATGGACCTCGACCTGCAGACCTACTCGGTCGGCGGCGACTCGACCATCAACCGCATCGCGCAGTTCGTCCAGGACCTCAAGACCACGGGCCGCACGCACAACCGCATCCTCGTCACCGAGGTTTTCGGACGCTACGCGGGTCACACGGCTTTCCGCAGCGGCATAGCGGCCGAGGCCGACTGCATCCTCATCCCGGAAATCCCCGTCGACTGGGATGTGGTCTACGAACACGCAGTCAGCCGTCTCACGCGCCGCATCCGCCAGAGCGACGTTCATGCCGGCACTTACACCATCGTCGTGGCCGAAGGCATGAAAAACGCCGACGGCACGGACATCATCGACGAATCCGCCGGAGTCGACGCATTCGGACACAAGAAACTGGCCGGAGCAGGCAAGTACGTCTGCCAGGAGGTCAAGAAACGACTGAAAAACGATCCCGACATGCCGGTCTTCATGAAGGAAACCGGAATGTTCGTCGAGGGTATTTACGAGATTCCCGAAGTCCGCGAGGTCCATCCCGGCCATCTCGTCCGGGCTGGCAACACCTCCGCCTACGACGTCAACTTCGGTTACGAGGCAGGTGCCGCTGCCGTGCTGCTGCTCGCCGAAGGCAAGACAGGAGTGACCGTCTCGAAGGTGAAAGGCCGCAAGGTCGAATACATCGAGTCGAGCAAGGCCATAGAACAGCGTTATGTCGATCTCGACCAGGTAGCGTTCTACGAATCCATCGGCATCTGTTTCGGCCGCAACGTCTCCCCCTACGAACCGATCCTCAGGGAAGTGGACGGTGTGTACGAAAGGATCTACTGA
- a CDS encoding aminopeptidase P family protein, with protein MKRTDSRRLAPLFAKLAAENLDAMLVTDPSVIRWLTGFSGSSAQVLLSPERSLILTDFRYKQQVGEEVSVMDSLVIDEGYVESLAAIETLRGRRLGFQSDRVTVSTYGRMAEKLEGLTLVAVEGFFDEFRMIKSDIELRSMRRAAAISEQVLEKVLPMISTRVTEAEIAAEISYWHRRLGAEGDSFDPIVASGPRSALPHARPGHEKFRPGSMIVMDFGCVCDGYASDQTRTFAFGDVPGEAREIYGIVRDAQQLGLDSARPGMEASRLDGIVREYIASKGYGEAFGHSLGHGVGVEVHENPRLSVKSSHRLPVGVVFTVEPGIYLPGRYGVRIEDTVVMEEGGATPFQRFTKELVML; from the coding sequence ATGAAAAGAACCGATTCGCGGCGTCTTGCGCCGCTGTTTGCAAAACTCGCCGCCGAAAACCTCGACGCCATGCTTGTCACCGATCCGAGCGTGATCAGATGGCTGACGGGTTTTAGCGGTTCGAGTGCGCAGGTGTTGCTCTCTCCTGAACGTTCCTTGATTCTGACCGATTTCCGTTACAAGCAACAGGTCGGTGAGGAAGTCTCGGTCATGGATTCGCTCGTCATCGATGAAGGCTATGTCGAATCGCTCGCCGCGATCGAAACGCTCAGGGGCCGTCGCCTGGGATTCCAGTCCGACCGGGTGACCGTCAGTACTTACGGCAGGATGGCCGAAAAACTCGAGGGGCTTACGCTCGTGGCGGTCGAGGGTTTTTTCGACGAGTTCAGGATGATCAAGAGCGATATCGAGTTGCGTTCCATGCGGCGGGCGGCGGCGATCAGCGAGCAGGTTCTGGAGAAGGTGCTCCCCATGATCTCGACCCGTGTCACTGAGGCCGAGATAGCTGCGGAAATATCCTACTGGCACAGGAGGCTGGGAGCCGAGGGCGATTCCTTCGATCCGATCGTCGCGAGCGGTCCCCGTTCGGCGCTTCCTCACGCCAGGCCTGGTCACGAGAAATTTCGTCCTGGAAGCATGATCGTCATGGATTTCGGTTGCGTCTGCGACGGTTACGCTTCCGACCAGACCAGGACCTTCGCTTTCGGCGATGTTCCCGGAGAAGCAAGGGAGATTTACGGCATCGTGCGCGACGCGCAGCAGCTCGGCCTTGATTCCGCAAGGCCAGGCATGGAAGCGAGCAGGCTCGATGGCATCGTTCGAGAGTACATAGCCTCGAAAGGGTATGGCGAAGCTTTCGGGCACAGCCTGGGGCACGGGGTAGGCGTCGAGGTGCACGAGAATCCCCGCCTGAGCGTGAAATCGTCCCACAGGTTGCCGGTTGGCGTGGTATTCACCGTCGAACCGGGGATCTATCTCCCCGGCAGGTACGGCGTGCGCATCGAAGACACGGTTGTCATGGAGGAAGGCGGCGCCACGCCGTTCCAGCGTTTCACGAAAGAACTGGTGATGCTTTAG
- the ispF gene encoding 2-C-methyl-D-erythritol 2,4-cyclodiphosphate synthase produces MRIGVGIDVHEFVSGRKLIVGGVEIPHTMGLKGHSDADVLLHAISDALLGAAALGDIGKHFPDTSPEFKDIDSMILLRHVGKLLEGEGYRIENIDSMLLMERPKIAPHVTAMRQNIADCLLIDVSRVSVKATTNEKLGYIGREEGAAAHAVCLIEKK; encoded by the coding sequence CGAGTTCGTCAGCGGCAGAAAACTGATAGTCGGCGGAGTGGAGATTCCACACACCATGGGCCTCAAGGGGCACAGCGACGCCGACGTACTGCTGCACGCCATCAGCGACGCCCTCCTCGGAGCGGCCGCGCTCGGCGACATCGGCAAGCACTTTCCCGACACCAGCCCCGAATTCAAGGACATCGACAGCATGATCCTGCTCCGCCATGTAGGCAAGCTCCTCGAGGGAGAAGGTTACCGGATCGAAAACATCGACTCCATGCTCCTGATGGAGAGGCCGAAAATCGCCCCCCACGTCACGGCCATGCGCCAGAACATCGCAGACTGCCTCCTGATCGACGTCTCGCGCGTTTCGGTGAAGGCGACAACCAACGAAAAGCTCGGCTACATCGGCCGCGAGGAAGGAGCCGCCGCCCACGCCGTCTGCCTGATCGAAAAGAAATAG
- a CDS encoding DNA polymerase III subunit: MSWDSIVGHGLQIRILRTAVSAGRLAHAYLFSGPEGTGKETVAFELAKLLNCRQVVNAGFSEACGRCESCRMIDDFMHPNVEYVFPVESVLLEQSDPSKAENKRIAEARDRYEALIEKKKRNPYFTPAMDRSMGILTDQVAALQQKASFMPSEGGKKIFIISQPEKLLAAAANKLLKLLEEPPEHVLFVLVTSRPESVLPTIRSRCQALKFSRVRPADMERWLSSAKAELSEEARRFIVNFSRGNLGTAVELAATAGESGDDAFEGLAIRNRAVEFLRTVLSPGRLDEAVSETENIAKNLGRQEIVSLLGALLLFFQDINHRKIDPSWRALNNPDLVEPVDRFVRNFGDPDFLALSIATEETIRAIQRNGNPLLTLGAFTIRLKRLLRRV, from the coding sequence ATGAGCTGGGATAGCATCGTCGGCCACGGCCTGCAAATCAGGATCCTGCGGACTGCGGTATCGGCCGGACGTCTCGCCCATGCCTATCTTTTCTCAGGACCTGAAGGAACCGGAAAAGAGACCGTGGCCTTCGAACTGGCAAAGCTCCTCAACTGCAGGCAGGTCGTCAACGCAGGGTTTTCGGAAGCCTGCGGCCGTTGCGAAAGCTGCCGGATGATCGACGATTTCATGCATCCGAACGTGGAGTACGTCTTTCCCGTAGAATCGGTGCTGTTAGAACAGAGCGACCCTTCGAAGGCGGAAAACAAGCGGATAGCCGAAGCGAGGGACCGCTACGAAGCCCTGATCGAAAAAAAGAAGCGGAACCCCTACTTCACGCCAGCCATGGACCGCTCCATGGGAATCCTCACCGACCAGGTCGCTGCCCTGCAACAGAAAGCCTCCTTCATGCCCTCGGAAGGAGGAAAAAAGATCTTCATCATTTCGCAGCCGGAAAAGCTGCTCGCGGCCGCCGCGAACAAGCTGCTCAAACTGCTGGAAGAACCGCCTGAACACGTTCTGTTCGTCCTGGTGACCTCGAGACCGGAAAGCGTGCTGCCGACGATACGGTCGCGTTGCCAGGCGCTGAAATTCTCGCGGGTCAGACCCGCGGACATGGAGCGCTGGCTCTCTTCAGCCAAGGCTGAACTCAGCGAGGAAGCCCGGCGGTTCATCGTCAATTTCTCGAGAGGGAATCTCGGCACGGCGGTGGAGCTGGCAGCGACAGCCGGCGAGTCCGGAGACGATGCTTTCGAGGGCCTTGCGATAAGGAACCGGGCAGTGGAGTTCCTCAGGACGGTGCTTTCGCCCGGCAGGCTCGACGAAGCGGTTTCTGAAACGGAAAACATCGCGAAAAATCTCGGACGGCAGGAAATCGTCTCTCTGCTCGGCGCTCTCCTGCTCTTCTTCCAGGACATCAATCACCGGAAAATAGACCCGTCGTGGCGTGCGCTGAACAATCCGGACCTCGTCGAACCGGTCGACCGGTTCGTAAGAAATTTCGGCGATCCGGATTTCCTCGCCCTTTCGATAGCCACCGAGGAAACCATCCGCGCCATTCAACGCAACGGCAACCCGCTGCTCACTCTCGGAGCTTTCACCATTCGCCTAAAGCGCCTTCTCCGGCGCGTCTGA
- the trpD gene encoding anthranilate phosphoribosyltransferase, whose product MQHTELLQKLLTGNDLTTPEMESCMSAIMDGRFPDTAIAAILVLLQKKGVTAKEVTGAWNALISRTTPVRLDPDAVDTCGTGGDHAGTFNLSTAAAIIANGAGVMIAKHGNRSVTSRCGSADVLEALGLRIDLPPEATEKLFRETGFAFLFAPLYHPSMKAVAHIRRELGIKTVFNLLGPLANPARVRRQVIGVYDPAIIDIYAETLRTNGCRHAMIVHGKTETGEGIDEASVCGITGITEICDGEIARHEVEPEHFGLSRWKIADLRGGNAELNAAIIRNILDGEATKAQTEAALYSASMACYVSGLATCIDEGMGMAKESLESGKASRQLQRIVSLIAEISDKYRA is encoded by the coding sequence ATGCAACACACGGAGTTACTGCAAAAGTTACTGACCGGAAACGATCTGACAACCCCTGAAATGGAATCCTGCATGTCCGCGATCATGGACGGCAGGTTCCCGGATACGGCCATCGCCGCGATACTGGTCCTGCTTCAGAAAAAAGGAGTAACCGCCAAAGAGGTCACCGGAGCCTGGAACGCCCTTATCTCGAGGACCACTCCCGTCAGGCTCGATCCGGACGCCGTCGATACCTGCGGCACGGGAGGGGACCATGCGGGAACTTTCAATCTTTCGACCGCGGCGGCCATCATCGCCAACGGCGCTGGGGTCATGATAGCCAAGCACGGCAACCGTTCGGTAACAAGCCGGTGCGGCAGCGCCGATGTGCTCGAAGCGCTCGGGCTCCGTATCGACCTGCCTCCCGAGGCCACCGAAAAGCTATTCCGTGAAACCGGCTTCGCGTTCCTCTTCGCCCCGCTCTACCACCCCTCGATGAAAGCCGTTGCGCACATCCGCCGCGAACTCGGGATAAAAACCGTCTTCAATCTACTGGGGCCGCTGGCCAATCCCGCGCGGGTCAGAAGGCAGGTTATCGGCGTCTACGATCCGGCGATCATCGACATCTACGCCGAAACCCTGAGAACGAACGGCTGCCGGCACGCCATGATCGTGCACGGCAAGACCGAAACCGGTGAAGGAATCGACGAAGCAAGCGTCTGCGGAATCACCGGCATTACTGAAATCTGTGACGGCGAAATCGCTCGTCACGAGGTTGAACCAGAACATTTCGGACTGTCCAGATGGAAAATAGCTGACCTGCGGGGCGGAAACGCCGAACTCAACGCGGCTATCATACGAAATATTCTCGACGGCGAAGCGACCAAAGCTCAGACTGAAGCCGCGCTCTACAGCGCGTCGATGGCCTGTTACGTCTCCGGGCTCGCGACATGCATCGACGAAGGCATGGGCATGGCGAAAGAAAGTCTCGAAAGCGGCAAGGCCTCAAGGCAACTGCAGCGTATTGTATCCCTAATTGCTGAAATCAGCGATAAATACAGGGCATAA
- a CDS encoding branched-chain amino acid transaminase: MNKSEKIWMNGELVDWNDARIHILSHVVHYGSSTFEGIRCYETVKGPAVLFLDEHIRRLYDSSKIYRMEIPYSMEEIKEALLSTVRVNKHRSCYIRPLVYRGQGALGINPHLAAIEIAIATWEWGTYLGEDVLETGVDVRVSSWNRLAPNTLPTWAKAGGNYLNSQLIKMEAIMDNYAEGIGLDVNGYVSEGSGENIFLVRDGVIHTPGSGQSILAGLTRQAVIHIARELGYEVRETLIPREALYIADEVFLTGTAAEITPVRSIDKYPIGNEKRGPVTEILQSHYLKIVQSGEDPYNWLTFI, encoded by the coding sequence ATGAACAAGTCCGAAAAAATCTGGATGAACGGCGAACTCGTCGACTGGAATGACGCGAGGATTCACATCCTGTCGCATGTCGTTCATTACGGATCGTCAACGTTCGAAGGGATACGATGCTACGAAACCGTCAAGGGCCCGGCCGTTCTCTTTCTCGATGAGCATATCAGGCGTCTTTACGACTCGTCGAAAATATACCGGATGGAGATTCCCTACTCCATGGAGGAAATAAAGGAAGCGCTCCTGTCGACCGTCAGGGTTAACAAGCATCGCTCGTGCTACATCAGGCCGCTGGTCTACAGGGGACAGGGCGCTCTCGGCATCAACCCGCATCTGGCGGCTATAGAAATCGCCATCGCCACCTGGGAATGGGGCACCTATCTTGGCGAAGACGTCCTGGAAACCGGCGTCGACGTCCGCGTGTCCTCCTGGAACCGGCTTGCGCCGAACACGCTGCCGACCTGGGCAAAAGCCGGAGGAAATTACCTCAATTCGCAGCTCATCAAGATGGAAGCCATCATGGACAACTATGCCGAGGGTATCGGACTGGATGTCAACGGCTACGTCTCCGAAGGCAGCGGCGAAAACATTTTCCTCGTCCGCGACGGCGTCATCCACACCCCCGGGTCCGGACAGTCGATTCTCGCCGGACTCACCCGTCAGGCGGTCATCCATATTGCTCGTGAACTCGGCTACGAGGTTCGCGAAACGCTCATACCAAGGGAAGCGCTCTACATTGCCGACGAGGTGTTCCTCACCGGAACGGCCGCGGAAATCACGCCTGTCAGAAGCATCGACAAATATCCGATAGGCAACGAAAAACGGGGACCGGTCACCGAAATTCTCCAGTCGCATTACCTGAAGATCGTCCAGAGCGGAGAGGATCCGTACAACTGGCTGACATTCATCTGA
- a CDS encoding ABC transporter permease: MTFFDLFRIAWVHLRERRRQTILTALGVAVGSAMLVTTISVANGSTQNVIDKIIEIAPHVTVGSDRLEPLVPDNLIRTGNGAAAFVEKNVTTERKKDIKNYSDVVGRIRLIPEVTVVSPYVTSNLIIRNRSRFKPCVAKGVRPEKESSIANLQEKLIEPNALAELAFTPNGILLGALLAEDIRASYHSRLILLSKSGEEFPVTVVGRFSTGFGAKDRREAYVNLALAQRIEALASNTVTAIGLRTEDVGLASEVAVEVEQLTGYDAESWDETNRNIIDFYKRNGTITLVLVGFVFIVAGLGVSSVMTTVVLQKIKDIAIMRSMGVQRGNITTIFIMEGFMIGLFGVAFGSPLGHFICRLVGSIRYEANTAGTLSSDRITVAETPETHLLVIVFGILIAVIASFGPARRASGYMPVKILRGQV, encoded by the coding sequence ATGACTTTTTTCGACCTGTTCAGAATCGCCTGGGTTCATCTCAGGGAGCGGCGGAGGCAGACGATCCTGACCGCTCTTGGGGTTGCCGTAGGCTCCGCGATGCTGGTCACCACGATTTCCGTGGCGAACGGATCGACGCAGAACGTGATTGACAAGATCATCGAGATCGCTCCGCATGTCACCGTAGGTTCAGACCGCCTCGAGCCCCTCGTGCCGGACAATCTTATCCGTACGGGGAACGGCGCGGCCGCTTTCGTGGAAAAGAACGTCACCACGGAGAGGAAAAAGGATATCAAGAACTATTCCGACGTCGTCGGCCGCATCCGCCTAATACCCGAAGTGACCGTCGTATCCCCCTACGTTACGAGCAACCTCATCATCCGTAACCGCTCACGCTTCAAGCCCTGCGTCGCCAAGGGGGTGCGGCCGGAAAAGGAGTCGTCGATCGCCAATCTACAGGAGAAGCTGATCGAGCCGAACGCCCTTGCCGAACTGGCTTTTACACCCAACGGTATCCTGCTGGGAGCACTGCTCGCCGAGGACATCAGGGCATCCTACCATTCAAGGCTGATCCTTCTCAGCAAGAGCGGGGAAGAATTTCCCGTTACGGTGGTGGGAAGGTTCAGCACGGGTTTCGGTGCGAAGGACCGCCGTGAGGCTTACGTGAATCTGGCTCTCGCCCAGCGGATCGAAGCACTTGCCTCCAACACGGTGACGGCCATAGGCCTGAGGACCGAAGACGTCGGACTCGCCTCTGAAGTGGCCGTTGAAGTCGAGCAACTGACAGGCTACGATGCCGAGAGCTGGGACGAAACCAACCGCAATATCATCGATTTCTACAAGCGAAACGGCACGATCACCCTCGTACTGGTCGGCTTCGTCTTTATTGTCGCGGGGCTCGGTGTATCGTCGGTCATGACGACGGTCGTTTTGCAGAAGATCAAGGATATCGCCATCATGCGCTCCATGGGGGTCCAGCGAGGAAACATCACGACGATTTTCATCATGGAGGGATTCATGATCGGGCTGTTCGGCGTGGCTTTCGGCAGCCCGCTCGGGCATTTTATCTGCCGCCTGGTCGGGTCCATCCGCTACGAAGCGAACACGGCCGGAACGCTTTCGAGCGACCGGATCACCGTTGCCGAGACGCCCGAAACCCATCTGCTCGTGATCGTTTTCGGGATACTCATCGCGGTCATCGCCTCGTTCGGTCCCGCGCGTCGCGCGTCTGGGTATATGCCGGTCAAGATCCTGCGCGGCCAGGTCTGA
- the chlG gene encoding chlorophyll synthase ChlG — protein sequence MDGRNAVNSGVKQSIRSQLLSSGVSPARQKAIQQALENVNKPGFRIEPSAILPLMKPVTWFPPMWAFACGVVSTGEDITANWSVLLRGVILAGPLMCAMSQTMNDYFDREVDAINEPDRPIPAGKISKQASWAITFGLIMTGFLVAWSIHPYVMAIAFVGVLMSHAYSGPPIRAKRNGWFGNLIVGMAYEGVAWLTGSFSITQGVPSSESIALAVIFSLGAHGIMTLNDFKSIVGDNIRKVASIPVQLGEKKAALLASVIMNLAQVTAIAILVVKSSWITASIAVMLLALQIPMQKILIDNPKEKAVWYNAFGTLLYVLSMMVCAVGIRP from the coding sequence ATGGACGGACGTAATGCTGTTAATTCAGGGGTAAAACAGAGCATTCGCTCTCAATTGCTGTCGTCGGGCGTCAGCCCGGCAAGGCAGAAAGCCATACAGCAGGCCCTTGAAAACGTCAACAAACCGGGTTTCAGGATCGAACCGTCGGCGATACTGCCGCTCATGAAGCCCGTAACGTGGTTTCCTCCGATGTGGGCTTTCGCCTGCGGCGTGGTCTCCACCGGCGAGGATATCACTGCGAACTGGTCTGTACTGCTCCGGGGCGTCATTCTCGCAGGCCCTCTGATGTGCGCCATGTCCCAGACCATGAACGATTATTTCGATCGTGAGGTCGACGCCATCAACGAACCAGACCGACCCATCCCCGCGGGAAAAATCTCCAAGCAGGCAAGCTGGGCTATTACCTTTGGCCTGATAATGACCGGCTTTCTCGTCGCATGGTCTATCCACCCCTATGTCATGGCCATCGCGTTCGTCGGAGTGCTGATGTCGCATGCCTACTCCGGCCCCCCGATACGGGCGAAACGCAACGGCTGGTTCGGCAACCTCATCGTGGGCATGGCCTATGAAGGGGTCGCCTGGCTGACGGGCAGCTTCTCCATTACCCAGGGCGTACCCTCCTCGGAGTCGATAGCCCTTGCCGTCATCTTCTCGCTGGGCGCACACGGCATCATGACCCTCAACGATTTCAAGTCCATCGTGGGCGACAACATCAGGAAAGTCGCCTCGATACCGGTCCAGCTCGGAGAGAAAAAAGCCGCTCTCCTCGCCTCGGTCATCATGAACCTTGCACAAGTGACCGCGATAGCCATTCTGGTCGTGAAATCATCATGGATAACCGCGTCGATAGCCGTCATGCTGCTCGCGCTCCAGATTCCCATGCAGAAAATCCTGATCGACAACCCGAAGGAAAAAGCCGTCTGGTACAACGCTTTCGGCACGCTGCTCTACGTGCTGTCGATGATGGTCTGCGCTGTCGGCATACGCCCCTGA